The genomic interval TCTCTTGATCGTTTTCCCACTTGGTTAACGGCCTACGTGCAGCCTGAGTAACAGCACTTTTCCTTTCACCGGGTGGAAGCGGTGACAATAAGTAAAGGTTTAAGGATTCGTGATAACCTTCCTTCACTTCTATAGAAAAACGCCGCTGCGCGACTGTGGACAGAACTCCAAAGAAATTACAGAGAACCATATCATACGGAACTTGTAAGGATTCACTCAGTTCATAGCAGTACTCGGCCAAAACGGAAGGCAACGCGATTGAAGCCAACGAAGGCGGAAACTTCGGACCCAACGGAACAGGGAGTTTATGCCTGAACATAGAAAGAATGTCTGTGCCGGACTCGTTCATCTGGGCCTCGGCAAGTTGGCTTGTTCTTCGAGCGGGATAATTTTGCAAGATTCAACATAGAGATCTAGATCATTAGCATCGTACCCGACACGCCGCCCTATTTTGATATAGCGCGGACCTTTACCAAGACAACGCCATACTTCTAATGTTCCGGGGCTAAGTCTCAATCTTTCCGCTGCTTCTTTTGTGTTTAATAGTCCTTGCATCGATTTCTCCTTGTTGGTTGGAGGTGTTTATTATTCGATGCAAATCGATCACGTTTAACGGAGCTGTTAAACCATCTGGAGGGGTAGAAATCCTGTTAGAAACCCTCCAAGTTCTGTCGGATACAGACAGAATTTAGAGGGCAAAGTTGTTTGTTTTCAAGATGTTATTAGAAATTAAATTTCTAAGTTTTATTTACTGTAAAAACTTGAAAATTTATGAACAGAGTAGGAAGCAAGGCAGGGTATTTTTAAACAGAAGACCTAAATAGAAATAAAAAAGGAAGAATAATTATGGCCGGACAATATGGACAAAATGGACAGAAATATAATTTTGTCCATTTTGTCCATATTGTCCCAAGGTTTTTACTTGGAATCATTTCCTGTGTTTCTAAATTCTGAAGGGAGATTCAGACGAAAAATTTTAATCAACTTATCT from Maridesulfovibrio frigidus DSM 17176 carries:
- a CDS encoding helix-turn-helix transcriptional regulator — protein: MQGLLNTKEAAERLRLSPGTLEVWRCLGKGPRYIKIGRRVGYDANDLDLYVESCKIIPLEEQANLPRPR